In Diorhabda sublineata isolate icDioSubl1.1 chromosome 2, icDioSubl1.1, whole genome shotgun sequence, the sequence TTAGAATTACGTACGTTGATATAAAAGAGAGGGACATAAGTGCTGTTAACTGTTAATTTTACCCACTTTTCGTCGATAAATACGGTACGTCATccaagtgtttttattttatttcaagagaaataatgccaccaaaagctagcggaaaggcagcgaaaaaagccggaaaggctcaaaagaatatttcgaaagccgataaaaagaaaaaaaggaggaggaaggaaagttatgctatttacatttacaaagtacttaagcaagttcatcctgacaccggtatatcgagtaaagctatgagtataatgaatagttttgttaatgatatattcgaacgtatcgccgccgaagcatccagattggctcattataataaacgttcaacaattacaagtagagaaattcaaactgcagtgagactattgcttcccggagaattggcaaaacacgcagtcagtgaaggaactaaagcagttaccaaatatactagttctaaataataagtataacatatctactatattgacagaaaattttctattttatttacttaaataataacatcgaccaaacaaaaaaaaaaaacggttcttttcagaaccacaatactacttttttttttatttatatatgataacaacgaacgaaagactttaatttaatttaattgaattctattaaaTATGACGAAAGATGATATTCCACTTAACTGAAAAATCCTCTTCTAaggtcaataaaaatttattgtgtattaatattataagGCCATGTTTTTCCGTTGtacgtacatatatatatatatatatatatatatatatatatatatatatatatatatatatatatatatatatataaacttcctaacgtcgcttttgttttaaaaagtttcatatactaattcactgtcggctaaaggcaaaaaaaaaacccgaccgccggtaagataaaacatacaaagcggttggtcggttgccgttgttaaagtagtttttgtggcgtctttgaagttttgttaaaaacacttttttttttctttccaaattggtttgaaattttaaataaaatatgttcatttcctaaaataatatactatacaatgtaaaaaaaaaaattgtcggataaaatatgaaatattgtgtaataGACAGACATAGTTGCGAATAGAGCGAAGTAGTTAGTTCGttcgaagaaaatataatcagtcaatcaatctattgttaataattataatttgctactactaccaccaccaccaccaccacccaccattcaatattatctaaaatgaaatataagcgggttccaatattgaaatttgatatttttcttatatttagtatgtcggaagattgttattgaaaaatactcataataatatattagttacGAACATATATAGTAGAAACGTGTAGCGTAAGTCAGGGTAGACATGTCaccgttcaaatgataattgcggtattatttcaattcgttttgatatttttaaatattggtcattattgtgaatagacacgtttctctttaccttcattgtattttaagaaggacttttatttaatttcgaaattatatctaaagtgctaagcatcgacggaaataaatttttaaccatttttaagtggtacttttttttaataacaaacgttgttagcagtcattaaattatagtaaaacttcggcgaaagttcgaagtataccttagttagttatttgtcaatttttttcattacattcgattcgaaaatctcgaagaaaccaaggtttttgaggttggtttggtttatgaggttcgttttttaacttagttctattcgttcgttcagtcttccgtccgctttatttgaatgactcctcttgtaactcattacacgcgaaaaattaaaagtcttttatacttttaagtatatagagaggtgaaattttataaaactaaatataaaagtacatccaatattttttttttttttttttatatcagtttagtgtagtttatcgacgatataataacactcaaggttgtttgttagtagttatggcggatacagaaaatcaaacttcggttgtaaccgcaacgtctgcgtctaattcaccgcaggtttcgtcgtctccaataaataaaaaggaaaaaaaagctaaaaatcctaggaccaaaccatctcatccaccgacttcggaaatggtaaacaatgcgatcaaaggtttaaaggaacgcggaggctcatctttacaagcaattaaaaagtatattgCTGCCAATTATAAAgttgatgcagaaaaagtagcgccattcatcaaaaaatatttgaaagcatctgtagtatcgggatctttggtacaaactaaaggtaaaggagcttccggatcattcaagttagcttcggcaacttcgactggtggtacttcggctaaaacgaatgctattgacaaaaagaaaaagaaaacagccgcttctactccaggcgtaactaaatccaaaaaaattgtaacagcagcaaaaagaaatgctattattgcaggaggaggaggagtggataaatcgaaaagtattaagaaatctaataaaggcaaaaaaacgacaggtacagcagcggcttccttaaaaacttcgacaacaacaccaactactgataagaaaggcgttaaagttgccaaaaaaacagataaaaaatcttcGGCTAAAGGAGGAGTCGCCGCCGCCGCTTCCAATACAGCCAGTGCCGCATCATCcgaaattaaaacgaagaatcctactaaagcaaaaaaatccaataaaggcagtcccacgaaaaagccgaaagcaccaaaaccgaaaactgcgaaagcagctgctagcagttcctctcctaaagcaagaaaagccgccgccgccgccgccgctcctaaaaagaagaaataaaaagaatattttttttctgacagaaagatagtacaacaatcgagaagtattatcggactgatgatgggtacgacgacaatcgacaataataacaaatggcccttgtcagggccacaattttttcatttatttatgaagaaaatgaaaaacaaataatgtttgttttgatgaaacaagaattttttgaatttcggttcaataattgatatgttatgttatatataacattttcatcgatcgatgtaatgtaggttgttaccaccttctagatttgtctcgacctacctacgatatagtagatctaatctgttttataaactttcaattattatatgtcgatattgtctaaaatttgttagttaaaaataataattttctctatctcgtgtgtgtgtgtgtgtgtgtgtgtgtgtgtgtgtgtgtgtgtgtgtgtgtgtgtgtgtgtgcgtgcgtgcgtgtgtgtgtgtgcgtgcgtgcgtgcgtcttctttacctaatcaacaatcacatccttcttttatatttcaatgttttcaaacgaacatcctatatttatatcaaaatattatactactatcataaatgttaaattatttgtggttctgaaaagaaccgtttttacttacaatatatata encodes:
- the LOC130453307 gene encoding histone H1-like, producing MADTENQTSVVTATSASNSPQVSSSPINKKEKKAKNPRTKPSHPPTSEMVNNAIKGLKERGGSSLQAIKKYIAANYKVDAEKVAPFIKKYLKASVVSGSLVQTKGKGASGSFKLASATSTGGTSAKTNAIDKKKKKTAASTPGVTKSKKIVTAAKRNAIIAGGGGVDKSKSIKKSNKGKKTTGTAAASLKTSTTTPTTDKKGVKVAKKTDKKSSAKGGVAAAASNTASAASSEIKTKNPTKAKKSNKGSPTKKPKAPKPKTAKAAASSSSPKARKAAAAAAAPKKKK